From a single Candidatus Brevundimonas phytovorans genomic region:
- a CDS encoding class I SAM-dependent methyltransferase, with protein MHNRYGTLASWVYDLDKSVGHSFGDQAFYRARLLECDSGPVLEPAVGNGRLFIPLIEAGFEMEGFDASAEMLGYCRDECRKRGLSARLTQRSFETFVSPTRFSAIIIPAGSFQLITSTASATAVLRRFYDHLAPGGRLILDPDPIGGFLDSSESVRSWTTDSGDLLTLTARRVDTDYIAQTTLSHLRYEHWRDGVLAATELDLFKLRWWGVHEFELALRAAGFTDVAACGGYQQGRAPDRDDQIISFEARRPA; from the coding sequence ATGCATAATCGATACGGAACACTCGCCTCCTGGGTCTATGACCTGGACAAGTCGGTGGGGCATTCGTTCGGTGATCAGGCGTTCTATCGGGCGCGGCTGCTCGAGTGCGACAGCGGACCCGTGCTGGAGCCCGCGGTCGGCAACGGACGCCTCTTCATTCCCCTGATCGAGGCGGGATTTGAGATGGAAGGCTTCGACGCCTCGGCTGAAATGCTCGGCTATTGCCGGGACGAGTGCCGCAAGCGGGGGCTTTCCGCCCGGCTGACGCAGCGGTCGTTTGAGACCTTTGTCTCACCCACCCGCTTTTCCGCGATCATCATTCCAGCCGGTTCGTTTCAACTGATCACCAGTACGGCGTCGGCGACCGCCGTGCTGAGACGATTTTACGATCATCTCGCCCCAGGCGGTCGATTGATCCTCGACCCCGACCCCATCGGCGGCTTTCTGGACAGCTCCGAGTCCGTCCGGTCCTGGACGACGGACTCCGGCGACCTTTTGACCCTGACCGCCCGCCGGGTGGACACCGACTACATCGCCCAGACCACCCTGTCCCACCTTCGCTATGAACACTGGCGGGACGGCGTCCTGGCGGCCACCGAGCTGGACCTGTTCAAGCTGCGCTGGTGGGGCGTCCATGAGTTCGAACTGGCCTTGAGGGCCGCAGGCTTCACGGACGTGGCGGCCTGCGGCGGGTATCAACAGGGTCGCGCGCCGGATCGGGACGACCAGATCATCAGTTTCGAAGCCCGGCGTCCGGCCTAG
- a CDS encoding integrase arm-type DNA-binding domain-containing protein, with product MRTDRQIAALKPRDARYEMAVADSRGLYVRVWPTGAKGFELRYTAENGKRRRHVLGAYPDITLAEARRLAATARVAVAGGTDPAAARSARREEARTGDTLEDLAEAYWRAAGKGLHGGRRRPKQARTIESERSLFRRYIKPVLGDMKFAAVRRTDIRIFMRDLAAESGLAPASLASVGGVLMSVLGFAVYEDRLEANPAYGLTRPLALTPRERMFDDEALRVLWNEASLASSPRAPGEKTAGMHARLDAPTGLAIQFLMTTLTRRSEVAEVLWSEIDMASAVWTIPSHRTKARHVHVVPLPDEALAVLQRARSLYPKSAWVFPAPRNRTGPVDPRALTRAVVRTCKRRNLPAGSPHDVRRSGATTLTGRYGVGRFIVGHLLGHTVRDGAAVTAVYDRYSYMAEKRAALQTWASHLANLKPSAEAGGACKPSWG from the coding sequence GTGCGTACAGATCGTCAGATCGCCGCCCTGAAGCCGCGCGATGCGCGGTATGAAATGGCCGTCGCGGACAGCCGCGGCCTGTACGTCCGCGTGTGGCCTACGGGGGCGAAAGGCTTCGAACTTCGATACACTGCCGAGAACGGCAAACGGCGTCGTCATGTGCTGGGCGCCTATCCGGACATCACCCTTGCCGAAGCTCGTCGTCTGGCCGCTACAGCCCGGGTTGCCGTCGCAGGCGGGACAGATCCGGCCGCTGCCCGCAGTGCGCGTCGGGAGGAAGCCAGGACGGGTGACACGCTCGAAGATCTGGCTGAGGCCTACTGGAGGGCTGCCGGAAAGGGACTGCACGGCGGACGACGACGTCCCAAGCAGGCGAGGACCATCGAGTCCGAACGTTCGCTTTTCCGCCGCTACATAAAGCCGGTTCTCGGCGACATGAAGTTCGCCGCCGTCAGGAGGACGGATATCCGCATCTTCATGCGGGACCTGGCGGCGGAAAGCGGCCTGGCCCCGGCCAGTCTCGCCTCGGTCGGGGGCGTCCTGATGAGCGTGCTGGGCTTTGCGGTCTACGAGGATCGCCTTGAAGCCAATCCGGCCTACGGACTGACCAGGCCCCTTGCGCTCACGCCCCGCGAGCGGATGTTCGATGACGAGGCGCTGCGGGTTCTGTGGAACGAGGCCTCGCTGGCGTCATCGCCCCGCGCGCCCGGCGAGAAGACGGCCGGCATGCATGCGCGTCTCGATGCGCCCACAGGCCTGGCGATCCAGTTCCTTATGACGACTCTGACGCGCCGGTCTGAAGTCGCCGAGGTGCTTTGGAGCGAGATCGATATGGCCAGCGCCGTCTGGACCATCCCTTCGCATCGCACCAAGGCTCGACATGTGCATGTCGTTCCCCTTCCAGACGAAGCCCTGGCCGTGTTGCAGCGGGCGCGTTCTCTGTATCCGAAGAGCGCTTGGGTCTTCCCGGCGCCGCGCAACAGGACTGGTCCTGTAGATCCCCGCGCTTTGACCAGGGCGGTCGTCCGCACCTGCAAGCGTCGCAACCTGCCCGCCGGTTCGCCTCACGACGTGCGGCGGTCAGGCGCCACGACCCTTACCGGCAGGTATGGGGTAGGGCGTTTCATCGTCGGTCATCTTCTGGGGCACACCGTGCGGGACGGCGCCGCCGTCACGGCGGTCTATGATCGTTACAGCTACATGGCGGAGAAGCGGGCGGCCCTTCAGACCTGGGCCAGCCATCTCGCCAATCTGAAACCCTCCGCAGAGGCCGGTGGAGCGTGCAAGCCAAGCTGGGGTTAG
- a CDS encoding DUF3313 family protein, with amino-acid sequence MANRMMRGLSVAGLALTAGACASAGAPANSGFLTSYEGLAPRTDVVRASVMQRRDEPLASTITRLWVAPAEVFGVVDPVLSDEDRRAVLSEVDRQVCYELSERFDISELPDPQAGTVRVGVTHIRPTHQAGSAAAAVANFFIPGPIKVRAPGGTGGLGAEAELLAPDGRQAAAIVWRRDAMVVGTDKPSLSRIGDAHRLAEPLGDMVGDALAPSERDVRAIPNPDPCRRFGPRVRVEGIIAGIATGLYEPGLSGGPRPAADDADVP; translated from the coding sequence ATGGCGAATAGAATGATGCGCGGCCTGAGCGTGGCGGGCTTGGCCTTGACGGCGGGCGCCTGCGCCAGCGCCGGCGCCCCGGCGAACTCCGGCTTCCTGACAAGCTACGAGGGGCTGGCGCCGCGCACGGACGTGGTGCGCGCCTCGGTGATGCAGCGGCGGGACGAGCCGCTGGCCTCGACCATCACCCGCCTGTGGGTGGCTCCGGCCGAGGTCTTCGGCGTCGTCGACCCCGTGCTTTCAGACGAGGACCGGCGCGCGGTGCTCAGCGAGGTGGACCGTCAGGTCTGCTATGAATTGAGCGAGCGTTTCGACATCTCTGAGCTGCCCGATCCCCAGGCGGGCACGGTGCGGGTGGGCGTCACCCACATCCGGCCGACGCATCAGGCCGGGTCGGCGGCGGCGGCCGTCGCCAACTTCTTCATCCCCGGCCCGATCAAGGTGCGGGCGCCCGGCGGCACGGGCGGCCTCGGCGCGGAAGCCGAGCTTCTGGCGCCCGACGGTCGTCAGGCCGCCGCCATCGTCTGGCGCCGCGACGCCATGGTGGTGGGGACGGACAAGCCCTCGCTGTCGCGCATCGGCGACGCGCACCGGCTGGCTGAGCCCCTGGGCGACATGGTGGGCGACGCCCTGGCGCCGAGCGAGCGCGATGTGCGGGCGATCCCCAATCCCGATCCCTGCCGTCGCTTCGGTCCTCGCGTTCGCGTTGAGGGCATCATCGCCGGTATCGCCACAGGCCTCTATGAGCCGGGCCTGAGCGGCGGCCCCCGGCCCGCCGCGGATGACGCAGACGTTCCCTGA
- a CDS encoding cyclopropane-fatty-acyl-phospholipid synthase, with translation MTTTYYGDRNDQRATSPVLGLLLRLLSANWTWGRLTLVLPDGSRHLLTGQTPGHAAVLTVREPRFAARVLKSGDIGFAEGYMAGEWDTPDLAVLLETLVNNYDHIRRLFDGNPLMNLVNWFGHRLNRNSRRGSRRNIHAHYDLGNAFYGAWLDPSMTYSSARFERSGQSLPDAQRAKYAALARMMDLKSGHSVLEIGCGWGGFAEFAAREVGAVVTGVTISREQYDYARRRLFEAGLAERADIRLIDYRDVEGQFDRVASIEMFEAVGREYWPTYFQKVHDVLKPGGRAGLQIITIQDDLFEEYDARTDFIQKYVFPGGSLPSEARIAPVISRAGLSEVAVERFGGDYADTLAEWARRFDGAWGDILRTGAGFDDRFRRLWRFYLAYCEAGFRSGRTDVIQMALERP, from the coding sequence ATGACCACCACCTATTATGGCGATCGGAACGACCAACGGGCGACGTCTCCGGTCCTGGGCCTTCTGTTGCGTCTTTTGTCCGCCAACTGGACCTGGGGGCGCCTCACCCTGGTCCTGCCCGACGGCAGCCGTCATCTGCTGACGGGGCAGACGCCCGGCCACGCCGCCGTCCTGACCGTCCGTGAGCCGCGCTTCGCCGCTCGCGTGCTCAAGAGCGGGGATATCGGTTTCGCCGAAGGCTATATGGCGGGCGAGTGGGATACGCCTGATCTGGCGGTCCTGCTGGAGACCCTGGTCAACAACTACGACCACATCCGGCGTCTGTTCGACGGCAATCCGCTGATGAACCTGGTCAACTGGTTTGGCCACCGCTTGAACCGCAACAGCCGTCGCGGATCGCGTCGCAACATTCACGCCCATTACGATCTGGGCAACGCCTTCTACGGCGCCTGGCTTGACCCCTCGATGACCTATTCCTCGGCGCGGTTCGAGCGATCGGGTCAGTCGCTGCCGGACGCCCAGCGGGCCAAATACGCCGCGTTGGCGCGGATGATGGACCTGAAATCCGGTCATAGCGTGCTCGAGATCGGTTGCGGCTGGGGCGGATTCGCCGAGTTCGCCGCGCGCGAGGTCGGGGCCGTGGTCACGGGCGTCACCATCTCGCGCGAACAGTACGACTATGCGCGCCGTCGCCTGTTCGAGGCGGGCCTGGCCGAGCGGGCCGACATTCGCCTGATCGACTATCGCGACGTGGAGGGCCAGTTCGACCGTGTCGCTTCCATCGAGATGTTCGAGGCGGTCGGGCGCGAATACTGGCCCACCTACTTCCAGAAGGTCCACGACGTGCTGAAGCCCGGCGGGCGCGCCGGTTTGCAGATCATCACCATCCAGGACGACCTGTTCGAGGAATACGACGCCCGCACCGACTTCATCCAGAAGTACGTCTTCCCTGGCGGCAGCCTGCCGTCCGAAGCCCGTATCGCCCCGGTGATCTCCCGCGCCGGCCTGAGCGAGGTCGCGGTCGAGCGTTTTGGCGGCGACTATGCCGACACCCTGGCCGAATGGGCGCGCCGTTTCGACGGAGCCTGGGGCGACATCCTCCGCACCGGGGCCGGATTCGACGACCGCTTCCGCCGCCTCTGGCGCTTCTACCTGGCCTATTGCGAGGCCGGCTTCCGGTCGGGGCGGACCGACGTGATCCAGATGGCTCTGGAACGTCCCTAG
- a CDS encoding DUF1365 family protein, with protein MTRASALYRGGVMHRRFRPRTHQLNYRVFWLLLDLAEIDGLDRELRLFSRNRFNLLSFHDRDHGDGSGAALRPQIDAFLARAGIDIGEGAVRLLTMPRVLGYVFNPISLYYCHQADGRLAAMVYEVTSTFGVRHAYVIPVPEADQAAGLIRQGAAKALYVSPFMGMEMDYAFRGHAPGPRLDLVIDGIDAEGVLITAAMSADRRPLDDRSLAAAALALPFMTLKVVAAIHWEALKLWIKGVRLTRQPPPAREAVTIQHRARESRLAR; from the coding sequence ATGACCCGGGCCTCGGCCCTCTATCGCGGCGGCGTCATGCACCGGCGTTTTCGGCCCCGGACGCATCAGTTGAACTATCGCGTTTTCTGGCTGTTGCTGGACCTGGCGGAGATCGACGGTCTTGACCGGGAACTGCGTCTGTTCTCGCGCAACCGCTTCAACCTGCTGTCCTTTCACGACCGGGATCATGGCGACGGGTCCGGCGCGGCCCTGCGACCCCAGATCGACGCCTTCCTGGCGCGCGCCGGCATCGATATTGGCGAAGGGGCTGTGCGCCTGCTGACCATGCCGCGCGTACTCGGCTACGTCTTCAATCCGATCAGCCTCTACTATTGCCATCAGGCCGACGGTCGGCTGGCGGCCATGGTCTATGAAGTGACCAGCACCTTCGGCGTGCGCCACGCCTATGTCATTCCGGTGCCGGAGGCGGATCAGGCGGCGGGCCTGATCCGGCAGGGCGCGGCCAAGGCCCTCTATGTCTCGCCCTTCATGGGGATGGAGATGGACTACGCCTTCCGCGGCCATGCCCCTGGCCCTCGCCTGGACCTGGTTATCGACGGGATCGACGCCGAGGGCGTGCTGATCACCGCCGCCATGTCGGCCGACCGCCGACCTCTGGACGACCGTTCGCTGGCGGCGGCGGCGCTGGCTCTGCCGTTCATGACCCTGAAGGTCGTGGCCGCCATTCACTGGGAGGCGCTGAAGCTCTGGATCAAGGGCGTGCGTCTGACCCGACAGCCCCCGCCGGCCCGCGAGGCTGTCACCATCCAGCACCGGGCGCGCGAAAGCCGTCTGGCGCGTTGA
- a CDS encoding FAD-dependent oxidoreductase gives MSHSPVRPSSGPLKIAVVGSGVAALSSAWLLSQRHQVTVYEKADRLGGHSNTVTAGAATGDVAVDTGFICFNDATYPNLIALFAHLGVKTRATDMSFAVSLDAGRFEYAAPGLFAQRRNLLRPRFWTMLGEIMRFYREAPIDLGGLTDPNLTLGDYLKREGFSDAFRDDHLLPMAAAIWSSPAHTLMDYPAEAFIRFCGNHGLLKLVGRPLWRTVEGGSRVYVEHLARGIGDVRLDHGVTAVRRVEQGVMVHDSQGGVERFDHVVIGAHADQALAMLAEPTERESQVLGAFHYSRNLTVLHTDAGLMPQRRRAWASWNYIGADDGLCVTYWMNKLQGLPGQDLFVTLNPPRPPKPDTLLRSELYEHPIFNPAALQAQKQLWSLQGQGGVWFCGAHFGAGFHEDGLQSGLAVAEQLGGVRRPWSVENESGRIHLTPPSRPVLETAT, from the coding sequence ATGTCGCATTCGCCTGTCCGCCCATCTAGCGGCCCGCTCAAGATCGCCGTGGTCGGTTCTGGCGTCGCCGCCCTGTCCTCGGCCTGGCTTCTGTCGCAGCGCCACCAGGTGACGGTGTATGAAAAGGCTGATCGTCTGGGCGGTCATTCCAATACGGTGACGGCCGGGGCGGCGACCGGAGACGTGGCGGTCGACACCGGCTTCATCTGTTTCAACGACGCCACCTATCCCAACCTGATCGCCCTGTTCGCCCACTTGGGCGTCAAGACGCGGGCGACCGACATGTCCTTCGCCGTGTCGCTGGACGCGGGTCGGTTCGAATACGCCGCTCCCGGCCTGTTCGCTCAGCGCCGCAACCTGCTGCGTCCGCGCTTCTGGACCATGCTGGGCGAGATCATGCGCTTTTATCGCGAGGCGCCGATCGATCTTGGCGGTCTGACCGATCCCAACCTGACGCTGGGCGATTATCTGAAGCGTGAAGGGTTCAGCGACGCCTTCCGCGACGACCACCTGCTGCCGATGGCGGCGGCGATCTGGTCCTCGCCCGCCCATACCTTGATGGACTATCCGGCCGAGGCCTTCATCCGCTTCTGCGGCAATCACGGCCTGCTCAAGCTGGTTGGCCGTCCCTTGTGGCGCACCGTCGAGGGCGGCAGTCGGGTCTATGTCGAGCATCTGGCGCGGGGCATCGGCGATGTGCGACTGGATCATGGCGTGACCGCGGTGCGCCGTGTCGAACAGGGGGTCATGGTTCATGACAGCCAGGGCGGCGTCGAGCGCTTCGATCATGTCGTCATCGGCGCCCATGCCGATCAGGCCCTGGCCATGCTGGCCGAGCCGACCGAACGCGAAAGTCAGGTGCTGGGAGCCTTCCACTACAGCCGCAACCTGACGGTTCTGCACACGGACGCCGGTCTGATGCCGCAACGTCGCCGGGCCTGGGCCAGTTGGAACTACATCGGCGCCGACGACGGCCTGTGCGTCACCTATTGGATGAACAAGCTTCAGGGCCTGCCGGGTCAGGACCTGTTCGTCACCCTCAATCCGCCGCGTCCGCCCAAGCCCGACACCCTGCTGCGCAGCGAACTGTACGAACACCCGATCTTCAATCCCGCCGCCCTCCAGGCGCAGAAGCAGCTGTGGAGCCTGCAAGGGCAGGGCGGCGTCTGGTTCTGCGGCGCCCACTTCGGCGCGGGCTTCCATGAGGACGGTCTTCAGTCTGGCCTCGCGGTGGCCGAGCAACTGGGCGGCGTGCGCCGTCCCTGGTCGGTCGAGAACGAGAGCGGGCGTATCCATCTGACGCCCCCGTCGCGCCCGGTGCTGGAAACGGCGACATGA
- a CDS encoding sigma-70 family RNA polymerase sigma factor encodes MSEDCPSQDAFAYDRLIEAVALRRDREAFAQLFNHFAPRLKAWLMKSGATAAAAEDFAQDAMLTVWRKADLFDARKARAATWIFTIARNRRLDMLRRDARPLPVPEIELADTEVQRPDDILAASQDAERVRDALSRLKPDQVEVLRLAFFLDSPHSEIAQRLDLPLGTVKSRIRNAMIKLRLILEASQEAPR; translated from the coding sequence ATGAGCGAGGACTGCCCGTCCCAAGACGCCTTTGCGTATGATCGCCTGATCGAGGCCGTGGCCCTGCGTCGCGACCGTGAAGCCTTCGCCCAGTTGTTCAACCATTTCGCCCCGCGCCTGAAGGCCTGGCTGATGAAGTCCGGCGCGACGGCCGCCGCCGCCGAGGACTTCGCCCAGGACGCCATGCTGACGGTGTGGCGCAAGGCTGATCTGTTCGACGCCCGCAAGGCGCGCGCCGCTACCTGGATCTTCACCATCGCCCGCAACCGCCGCCTGGACATGCTGCGCCGCGACGCCCGCCCCCTGCCCGTCCCCGAAATCGAACTGGCCGACACAGAGGTGCAGCGGCCGGACGACATCCTTGCCGCGTCGCAGGACGCCGAGCGGGTTCGCGACGCCCTGTCGCGGCTCAAGCCCGATCAGGTCGAGGTCCTGCGGCTCGCCTTCTTCCTGGACAGCCCCCACTCCGAAATCGCCCAACGGCTCGACCTGCCCCTGGGCACCGTAAAGTCCCGCATTCGCAACGCCATGATCAAGCTCCGCCTCATTCTTGAAGCCTCTCAGGAGGCGCCCCGATGA